The Maniola jurtina chromosome 9, ilManJurt1.1, whole genome shotgun sequence genomic sequence AACAATTTATCATTTTTAGTTGACTTTATTTACAACTATCTTTTCTATTATCTTGAATGTTGGTTGGTAAATCAATAAAAGACAACTCATGAATATGATTCTCGCTAACTTTTGGAAAGttcttatacctacatattataagctATTGTACTATTGTTGATTgagtaaaataataagaaacgcCCTAAATCAACGACATACGATGGATCATTCTGAACAAATTTTtttgcgtaggtaggtactgcaaCTCTTTTTGCTTTCAACTTGATGGCCAgtgttatatattatgtaattaatttaaagagTTTAATAGAataagatttttgtttgaaatagtcCTTCTACAGCTTTTTGGATGTCAGCCATTGCTTTTAACTAAATCAGCAAAATGATCCATGATTTCTCCAATGATCTCAATGATTTTGGTCACTGTGTTTAAATAGACTGTGTTTTGCTGGTTTTGATGGCAATCCCAGCAAACTGGAATACTTTTCGTCAAACACAATTACCCCGTTAAACGTCTACCGTTTATTGTTATTTAGGAGTCCTTGATGGAGAAAAAAGGTTTGAGAGACGAGCGATTATACGTTAGAAAACACAGTTAGAAAAGGTCACAAGGGCGAACAAAATATCATAATTTCAGAATTGCTTTATATTTTAGGGACGAACTAGGGCAGAAACAACTTTTTTCCAGCAGTTTTGTGCTATTGTACTTCAAAGCAATAAAGCAACTAATTATAGACATTAAGTCtggtatttttaattaatgaagAAAACGATGATGTAAAGTTTCAAAAAATCAAGTTTGTCCTGATGTCGGTATTCCatcgtttgaatattttacgTCTTATTAAATGAAGCGAAGCACGGAAAGATTagaacattaatttttaaacagCTCCGGTTAGTGctttatattaagtaataaagTCTAGTAATAGGTGTTTAGAAAAATTAACAACACAATTGAACAATAAGCGTGTACtaacatatatttttaatttacatcttATTTTACTAAAATGACACTTAACAATAACTATTGTCTTTTCACTCCGTCTCTTGCAACTTTTTCAATCGAAGCCTTTAACACCGCCAACATAACTTTAACATTCGATCACAGCCACTTCATAATAAGTCAATAAGTCTGTTCGCGACATCTTGCGCGCTGGATGCGCTCGGCGGCTCGAGCCATGGCCCGCTGTTGATTAGCTTCATGCAGCCTTGACATTTAATGGTGCGGCAACCCGATGCCACTAGCCCCACCGGCGGAAACGGTTATACCGTACTACTGGAAGATAAGGATATCTAGCGGGAACTATCACATTTTCCAAATTGTAGCCACGTCTCCTTCGCACGAGCTCACCGCTGTCCGATTTCTTCGCAGGTTTTACGATCTTCACCACGTTCGATTCCAAAATCACATTGTCGGCGACCACAGCTTCTTCCGGTCGcaattttgttacaagtttggCTCGATTCTTTTGTGCATTTAAAAATTCTCCGTTGAGCACGTAGTCCAACAGTTTTGGGACCTGATTATATCTCGTGTCTATTTCTCTCTCGTATCCGAATCGGTCGCGGGGCGATGAAGCCGCGCGTGCAGAGGCTGCGAGCACAACAGCTAGCGCGAGATACGCGTACATGTTTCGGTGTGTGTCGGGTGTTTGAGCCGCGCGCGCCCACAAc encodes the following:
- the LOC123867986 gene encoding uncharacterized protein LOC123867986, with amino-acid sequence MLWARAAQTPDTHRNMYAYLALAVVLAASARAASSPRDRFGYEREIDTRYNQVPKLLDYVLNGEFLNAQKNRAKLVTKLRPEEAVVADNVILESNVVKIVKPAKKSDSGELVRRRRGYNLENVIVPARYPYLPVVRYNRFRRWG